In one window of Reinekea forsetii DNA:
- a CDS encoding TldD/PmbA family protein: MLNPAIAQTVIDHALSLGADFVELYVERQLRSTLNTLSDRVDSVQSGVEFGIGLRMVFGHKVLYGYTNKVGADELRRIASELAAKDRRDPVTHASAFNFIASDDQHPAEKRLSQDAQLDAKIAYLLTASRAAFAGGAAIHQTKGACLQREQAVEIFNSEGLHAHDTRHYVRTSLTAIASAGSDQAVGSDNFGGLLGWEVADQHNATALGAQAARQALVNLSARPCPSGTMPVVMGNGFGGVIFHEACGHLLETTSVAKQASVFHDQMGQQIAHTKVSAVDDGTLKNAWGSLNIDDEGMPTQRTQLIQDGRLTSFLVDRLGSAKTGYARTGSGRRESYRYAPASRMRNTFIEPGQDSVEAMIASIDRGIYASHMGGGSVQPGTGEFNFSVQEGYYVEKGKILYPIKGATLISTGPKVLREISMVGDNFSLACGMCGSVSGAIPTTVGQPALKVDAILVGGNA; encoded by the coding sequence ATGTTAAACCCCGCTATTGCCCAGACCGTTATCGACCATGCCTTGAGCCTGGGCGCGGACTTTGTCGAGTTGTATGTCGAACGCCAATTGCGGTCGACCCTCAATACCCTCAGTGACCGCGTCGACTCGGTCCAATCGGGGGTTGAATTTGGCATTGGCCTGCGCATGGTGTTTGGTCACAAGGTTCTGTATGGCTATACCAATAAGGTCGGCGCCGATGAATTACGGCGCATCGCCTCGGAACTGGCGGCCAAGGACCGGCGCGATCCGGTGACTCACGCGAGCGCCTTTAATTTTATTGCCTCAGACGACCAGCACCCGGCCGAGAAAAGGCTGTCTCAAGACGCTCAATTGGACGCCAAGATAGCCTATCTGCTCACGGCCAGCCGCGCCGCCTTTGCCGGTGGCGCGGCGATTCATCAGACCAAGGGCGCTTGCCTGCAGCGCGAACAGGCGGTGGAAATCTTCAACAGCGAAGGACTGCACGCGCACGATACCCGGCACTATGTGCGCACCTCGCTAACCGCTATTGCCAGCGCTGGCAGCGATCAGGCGGTCGGCAGCGATAACTTTGGCGGTCTGCTCGGTTGGGAAGTGGCCGATCAGCACAACGCCACGGCACTCGGCGCTCAGGCCGCACGCCAAGCCCTGGTCAATCTCTCCGCCCGGCCCTGTCCCAGCGGCACCATGCCGGTGGTGATGGGCAATGGCTTTGGCGGCGTGATCTTCCATGAAGCCTGCGGCCATCTGTTGGAAACCACCTCGGTGGCCAAGCAGGCCTCGGTGTTTCACGATCAGATGGGTCAGCAGATCGCCCATACCAAGGTCAGCGCGGTCGACGATGGCACACTGAAAAACGCCTGGGGCTCGCTCAATATAGACGATGAAGGCATGCCGACCCAACGCACCCAGCTGATTCAAGACGGTCGCCTGACCAGCTTTTTGGTCGATCGGCTCGGCAGTGCCAAGACCGGCTATGCCCGAACCGGCTCGGGTCGGCGTGAATCCTATCGCTATGCGCCGGCATCGCGCATGCGCAATACCTTTATCGAACCGGGACAAGACAGTGTCGAGGCGATGATCGCCTCGATCGATCGTGGTATCTATGCCTCCCATATGGGCGGCGGTTCGGTGCAGCCGGGCACCGGTGAGTTTAACTTTTCAGTGCAAGAAGGCTATTACGTGGAAAAGGGCAAGATCCTCTACCCGATCAAGGGCGCGACCCTGATCTCAACCGGCCCCAAGGTGCTGCGCGAAATTTCCATGGTTGGCGACAACTTCAGTCTGGCCTGCGGCATGTGCGGCTCGGTCAGTGGTGCCATCCCGACCACGGTCGGTCAACCGGCCCTCAAGGTCGATGCCATCCTAGTCGGAGGGAACGCCTGA
- a CDS encoding FMN-dependent NADH-azoreductase yields the protein MKILAIQSGIFGDNSNSTKLVAQIATQMKQLHPDAELTHRDLTAQPLPYFDAELAVALSTPAAEQSEAQAALASLSSQLVDEVKNADILIIGVPMYNFGIPAQLKSWIDLICRAGLTFNYTATGPVGLLADRPVYIAAARGGMHEGKPSDSQTPFIKTVLGFLGLHDVRIVYAEGLAMGDDAKTESLQRFTKNLTALV from the coding sequence ATGAAAATTCTAGCTATCCAATCCGGCATTTTCGGCGATAATTCCAACTCAACTAAATTGGTCGCGCAGATCGCCACCCAGATGAAGCAGCTTCATCCGGACGCCGAACTGACGCATCGTGACCTGACTGCTCAACCTCTGCCGTATTTTGATGCCGAGTTGGCTGTGGCCTTATCCACTCCGGCGGCGGAACAAAGCGAAGCCCAGGCCGCTTTGGCGAGCCTGTCGAGCCAGCTGGTTGATGAAGTAAAGAATGCCGACATCCTGATCATAGGCGTGCCGATGTATAACTTCGGAATTCCTGCCCAATTAAAAAGCTGGATCGACCTGATCTGTCGCGCCGGTTTGACCTTTAATTACACGGCCACCGGCCCGGTCGGTCTGTTAGCCGATCGGCCGGTTTATATAGCAGCCGCTCGCGGTGGCATGCATGAAGGTAAGCCGTCCGATTCGCAAACACCCTTTATAAAGACGGTCCTGGGCTTTCTCGGCTTGCACGATGTGCGTATTGTCTATGCCGAAGGTCTCGCCATGGGTGACGACGCTAAGACGGAATCATTGCAACGTTTTACCAAAAATCTGACCGCACTGGTCTGA
- a CDS encoding SRPBCC family protein: MTTLFHEIEVVTSPDRVWALLTTRAGLNRWWPGEIFIQGGDSWRLQQIDRDMPLVFKVVEEVPDQVLEWLCTQGAEDWHNTLVHWRIERRAAKLRLIVEHRDLRKTPAELARLNTQWGVWVDRIGHQLHQEIDTMDDKDLNAWT, from the coding sequence ATGACCACACTTTTCCATGAAATAGAAGTGGTAACCTCGCCCGATCGAGTCTGGGCTCTGTTGACGACCCGAGCGGGATTAAATCGCTGGTGGCCTGGAGAAATCTTTATCCAGGGGGGGGACAGCTGGCGCCTGCAACAGATCGACCGTGATATGCCACTGGTCTTTAAGGTCGTCGAAGAGGTTCCCGATCAAGTCCTGGAATGGCTTTGTACACAGGGTGCAGAAGATTGGCATAATACTCTGGTGCATTGGCGCATTGAGCGCCGAGCAGCCAAGCTGCGACTGATTGTCGAACACCGTGATCTGCGTAAAACGCCCGCAGAATTGGCCCGATTGAACACCCAATGGGGTGTCTGGGTCGATCGGATTGGTCACCAACTGCATCAAGAAATAGACACTATGGACGATAAGGATCTCAATGCCTGGACCTAA
- a CDS encoding TldD/PmbA family protein, with translation MTQHSQDSHKTAQQLADKIFARVQQAGAEADLIINEGSSLSLKAQGGQLDEQVVASTFIVGLRVVLGDQVGAASSEASDPDALNFMVDQALANARHSAARPSERISSQSGALTADGADLDPDDDATVDEKIDFIIDLERQLSARPQIRNVPYNALVDARQRQQILTTSGRHADQRSRQVVAYVYPLAEQGERTAMASSVAYSRLFRDLDGTRLSDRAYADTLALLAGEALKTGRYDVIFSANVQPQLFGAFSLMWSAKAAQDKVNPLRDKLGTQIMDARLNLVDEPLNRTGLGYRLFDDEGSATAAVTLVKQGELMTLAHNSATAAHFGVANTGHAARGAKSPLTVGLHQLQLRAGPDSQATLQQGEYLEITQLDGLHSGTNAISGEFSCGASGYLCHSGERRHAVRGVTVAGNLYQMLQQVVAVGDQSHWNDSRHSCMASVRFADLAIAGS, from the coding sequence ATGACCCAGCATAGCCAGGACAGCCACAAAACAGCGCAACAACTTGCCGATAAGATCTTTGCCCGGGTACAACAGGCCGGCGCCGAGGCTGATTTGATCATCAACGAGGGCAGCTCATTGAGCCTGAAAGCCCAGGGTGGCCAGCTCGATGAACAGGTCGTCGCCTCGACCTTTATCGTCGGCCTGCGCGTGGTGCTCGGTGACCAGGTCGGCGCCGCGTCGAGCGAGGCCAGCGATCCCGACGCGCTCAATTTCATGGTCGATCAGGCTCTGGCCAACGCCCGGCACAGTGCCGCCCGGCCGAGCGAACGAATCAGCTCGCAGAGCGGCGCTCTAACGGCCGACGGGGCCGACCTGGACCCCGATGACGATGCCACGGTGGACGAGAAGATCGACTTTATTATCGATCTTGAGCGCCAATTGAGCGCGCGGCCGCAGATCCGCAACGTGCCTTACAATGCCTTAGTCGACGCGCGACAGCGCCAACAAATCTTGACGACCAGTGGCCGCCATGCCGACCAACGCAGCCGCCAGGTGGTCGCCTACGTCTATCCCCTGGCCGAGCAGGGTGAACGCACCGCCATGGCCTCGAGCGTGGCCTATAGCCGTTTGTTTCGCGACTTAGATGGTACTCGTCTGAGCGATCGCGCCTATGCCGACACCCTGGCTCTGTTAGCCGGCGAAGCGCTTAAAACTGGGCGTTACGATGTAATCTTCAGTGCCAATGTGCAGCCCCAACTGTTCGGCGCGTTCAGTCTGATGTGGTCGGCCAAGGCCGCGCAAGACAAGGTCAACCCGCTGCGCGACAAGCTCGGCACGCAAATAATGGATGCTCGCCTCAATCTAGTTGATGAGCCGCTCAACCGCACTGGCCTAGGTTATCGGCTGTTCGATGACGAGGGCTCGGCCACGGCCGCGGTGACGCTGGTCAAGCAGGGTGAGCTAATGACCTTGGCGCACAACTCTGCCACCGCGGCGCACTTCGGGGTCGCCAATACCGGTCATGCCGCCCGTGGGGCCAAATCACCTTTGACGGTCGGCCTGCATCAGCTGCAGCTGCGCGCCGGACCGGACAGTCAGGCGACTTTGCAGCAGGGCGAATATCTCGAGATCACCCAGCTCGATGGCCTGCATTCGGGCACCAACGCCATATCTGGCGAGTTCAGCTGTGGCGCCTCCGGGTATCTGTGCCACAGCGGCGAACGGCGCCATGCTGTGCGCGGCGTCACGGTGGCCGGCAACCTCTACCAGATGTTGCAGCAAGTCGTCGCGGTGGGCGATCAGAGCCACTGGAACGACAGTCGCCACAGCTGTATGGCAAGCGTGCGCTTTGCCGACCTAGCGATTGCCGGCAGCTAA
- a CDS encoding c-type cytochrome, with protein sequence MKKLLVLIATLTMGWAVADSQSYVEQVTERLLPAGHVCIEGEPCTTAVAAVTASAGPQSGDQVYSSACAACHTTGALNAPKLGDVAAWAPRIAKGMDTLYNNAIMGINAMPAKGGNSSLSDDEVKAAIDHMVALVQ encoded by the coding sequence ATGAAAAAACTGCTCGTATTAATCGCAACCCTGACCATGGGTTGGGCTGTCGCTGACAGCCAAAGCTATGTAGAACAAGTGACCGAACGGTTGCTGCCGGCGGGTCATGTTTGCATCGAAGGCGAGCCATGCACCACGGCAGTCGCCGCAGTGACCGCAAGTGCTGGGCCGCAAAGCGGTGACCAGGTTTACTCCAGTGCCTGTGCTGCCTGCCACACTACGGGTGCCTTAAATGCACCTAAATTGGGTGACGTTGCCGCTTGGGCACCGCGCATTGCCAAGGGCATGGACACCCTGTACAACAACGCCATCATGGGTATCAATGCGATGCCGGCCAAGGGTGGCAACAGCAGCCTCAGTGATGACGAAGTTAAGGCCGCCATCGATCATATGGTCGCGCTAGTCCAGTAA
- a CDS encoding ATP-dependent helicase produces MHYTNEQLKVIAHDAGHARIIAVAGSGKTQTLTAYVQNRLSQGANPRRLLVLMYNKAAQLAFEQRLKNLVGGQAIPDIRTFHSLGYRICQTLVKQGDMPAFQKNLMQDSELEPIVWRLLRELADPSIAEDLLTRKKKWVEPALAYFELVKSSMESPEIVFDGTGLPAQCQFFVTAFYNFEQWRMDQGKLTFADLIYEPARRFKASPALAAQFGGHMAEIIVDEFQDINPVQQFLLNTLHGGRGQVMVVGDPDQTIYEFRGSKPSLLTHEFDRVFGAVTDYRLSHTFRFSDALSLLANQVIAGNYADSAERTQCISHSSTGPTRVTQLATADSAVGALQTIQAWAASRPLSDIAVINRLWANSARIELALLAQAIPYHMDNQQTVLERYELRPFRVLLQIAAGQVAGWDERARSQAWQSLLTQPYLKIKKATVDQLIQRLADTTEHWGRSLRNAIPESLSTYQSAALFERARWIEKAERAEGAAFPVVHGWIQQTDYLAALKDNAFSAAQVEDQVATVKAFAQFVRQAKWTLRDGADQLAELVERKTPSHVDALLITSIHKAKGREWPCVIIPEVNDRFFPYQPEGELTLASSAASERRLLYVGLTRAQQELVLLTPVPESAELVSALMPAAYVEGLEAFVAHLAEPVGELALPSGMHRASVEHYGRVKGLEPVSWRVRGSQDLTAATVEHPTLGVGRVLEDSDAKLSIQFRQEKQARSFKRDIVLPLLTVLAD; encoded by the coding sequence GTGCACTATACCAACGAACAACTTAAGGTGATCGCACACGACGCTGGGCACGCGCGCATCATCGCCGTGGCCGGGTCGGGCAAAACCCAAACCTTGACCGCCTATGTCCAGAATCGCCTGAGTCAGGGCGCTAATCCGCGCCGCCTGCTGGTCTTGATGTACAACAAGGCGGCACAGCTGGCGTTCGAACAGCGGCTCAAGAATTTGGTCGGCGGACAGGCGATCCCCGATATTCGCACCTTTCACTCGCTCGGCTATCGAATCTGCCAGACCCTGGTGAAGCAGGGCGACATGCCGGCCTTTCAGAAAAACCTGATGCAGGACAGCGAGCTGGAGCCGATCGTTTGGCGCCTGCTGCGCGAGTTGGCCGATCCGTCGATCGCCGAGGACCTGCTCACGCGCAAGAAAAAATGGGTTGAACCGGCCCTGGCTTACTTTGAATTGGTTAAGAGTTCCATGGAGTCGCCGGAAATCGTCTTTGATGGCACCGGATTGCCCGCTCAGTGTCAATTTTTTGTCACCGCTTTCTATAATTTCGAGCAGTGGCGCATGGACCAGGGCAAGCTGACCTTCGCCGATCTAATCTATGAGCCGGCGCGCCGCTTTAAGGCCTCGCCTGCGCTGGCTGCGCAGTTTGGCGGTCATATGGCGGAAATTATTGTCGATGAGTTTCAGGATATTAATCCGGTCCAGCAGTTCTTGCTCAATACCCTGCACGGCGGCCGCGGTCAGGTTATGGTGGTTGGCGATCCGGACCAGACCATCTATGAATTCCGCGGGTCCAAGCCGAGCCTGCTGACCCATGAATTCGACCGGGTCTTTGGTGCGGTAACCGATTATCGCCTGAGCCATACCTTTCGTTTTAGCGATGCGCTGAGCCTCTTGGCCAATCAGGTGATTGCCGGCAACTATGCCGATTCGGCCGAGCGGACCCAGTGCATTTCCCATAGCTCGACCGGGCCCACCCGGGTGACCCAGTTGGCAACCGCCGATAGCGCGGTCGGTGCACTGCAGACGATCCAGGCCTGGGCGGCGAGCCGGCCGCTGTCGGATATTGCGGTGATCAATCGACTCTGGGCCAACAGCGCGCGGATTGAGTTGGCACTGCTGGCCCAGGCCATTCCCTACCATATGGATAATCAACAGACCGTGCTGGAGCGCTATGAACTGCGGCCGTTCCGGGTTCTGCTGCAGATCGCCGCGGGCCAGGTCGCGGGCTGGGATGAGCGCGCGCGCAGCCAAGCCTGGCAAAGCCTGTTGACCCAGCCCTACCTGAAAATCAAGAAGGCGACTGTGGATCAACTGATTCAGCGCTTGGCCGACACCACCGAGCACTGGGGCCGAAGCCTGCGCAATGCCATTCCGGAGAGTCTGTCGACCTATCAGTCGGCCGCCCTATTCGAGCGCGCGCGCTGGATCGAGAAAGCTGAGCGGGCAGAAGGCGCGGCCTTTCCGGTGGTGCATGGCTGGATTCAACAAACGGATTATTTGGCGGCGCTCAAGGACAATGCCTTTTCGGCCGCGCAGGTTGAAGACCAGGTGGCGACGGTTAAGGCATTTGCGCAATTTGTGCGCCAGGCGAAGTGGACGCTGCGCGACGGGGCCGATCAGCTGGCCGAGCTGGTCGAGCGCAAGACGCCGAGCCATGTCGATGCCTTACTGATCACTTCGATTCACAAGGCCAAGGGCCGAGAGTGGCCCTGTGTGATCATTCCCGAGGTCAATGACCGGTTCTTTCCCTATCAGCCCGAAGGTGAGTTGACCCTGGCGAGCAGTGCAGCCAGTGAGCGGCGCCTACTTTACGTCGGTCTAACCCGGGCGCAGCAGGAACTGGTCTTGCTGACGCCGGTGCCAGAGTCCGCCGAGCTGGTGTCGGCCCTTATGCCCGCGGCCTATGTCGAGGGCCTGGAGGCCTTTGTGGCGCATCTAGCTGAGCCGGTCGGCGAGTTAGCCTTGCCCAGTGGCATGCATCGGGCCAGTGTCGAACATTATGGCCGGGTCAAGGGTCTCGAGCCGGTAAGCTGGCGGGTACGGGGCAGCCAAGATTTGACCGCGGCCACGGTGGAGCATCCAACTCTCGGGGTCGGTCGCGTCCTAGAAGATAGTGACGCCAAGTTATCGATTCAGTTTCGCCAAGAAAAGCAGGCGCGCAGCTTTAAGCGCGACATCGTGCTGCCCCTGCTGACTGTCTTGGCTGACTAG
- the aguB gene encoding N-carbamoylputrescine amidase, with product MRNITVAVTQMSCGWDVNANIEQADQLVRAAAAQGAQVILLQELFERIYFCQQQSDAFRAFATPLADNPAIRHFTQLAQELQVVLPISFFERANQVSFNSVLMVDADGRHLGIYRKSHIPDGPGYNEKFYFSPGDTGFKVWPTRYGAIGVGICWDQWFPEAARSMALMGAELLLYPTAIGSEPYDASIDSSGHWQRTQQGHAAANVIPVLASNRVGEETIERSAITFYGSSFISDPTGALVQELSKTETGVACHTFDLDAIDRLRQEWGLFRDRRPTQYGNLLTKDGDC from the coding sequence GTGAGAAACATCACCGTTGCCGTAACACAAATGTCCTGTGGCTGGGATGTGAACGCCAACATTGAGCAGGCCGATCAACTGGTCCGAGCGGCCGCAGCGCAAGGCGCTCAGGTCATTTTGTTACAGGAGTTGTTCGAGCGGATCTATTTTTGCCAGCAGCAATCGGACGCCTTTCGCGCCTTCGCGACGCCTCTGGCCGACAACCCAGCAATTCGCCATTTCACCCAATTGGCGCAAGAACTCCAGGTTGTTTTGCCGATCAGTTTTTTTGAGCGGGCAAATCAGGTGTCCTTTAATTCGGTGTTGATGGTCGATGCCGACGGCCGTCACTTAGGTATTTATCGCAAAAGCCATATACCCGATGGGCCCGGATACAACGAGAAATTCTATTTTTCGCCCGGCGATACCGGCTTCAAGGTCTGGCCTACCCGATATGGGGCCATCGGTGTGGGCATTTGCTGGGACCAATGGTTTCCGGAAGCCGCGCGATCTATGGCGCTAATGGGCGCCGAGCTGTTGCTCTACCCCACCGCCATCGGCTCGGAGCCCTATGATGCCAGTATCGATTCCAGTGGCCACTGGCAACGCACCCAGCAGGGTCATGCGGCGGCTAATGTCATTCCGGTGTTGGCCAGCAATCGGGTCGGTGAAGAAACTATCGAGCGCTCCGCCATTACCTTTTATGGCTCATCCTTTATCAGCGACCCAACCGGGGCCCTGGTGCAAGAGCTGTCTAAGACCGAGACGGGCGTGGCGTGCCATACCTTTGACCTGGATGCGATCGATCGATTGCGGCAGGAATGGGGCCTATTCCGGGATCGCCGACCAACTCAATATGGTAATTTACTAACCAAAGATGGCGACTGCTAA
- a CDS encoding TIGR01621 family pseudouridine synthase, whose product MPGPKADINLDEPEVNLDPDDTPSNLSEASAEPGDKASDLASTNTAVAQNSSSLIGLADQQPSIVADHPDFWVVNKPIGWTVQRDEQAPSVLQWLEETYGAKVYPVHRLDKPTSGLLLVAKTTVGNRALSQAFAQRGIEKTYLALSDKKPLKKQGWVKGDMAVSRRSQWKLLRTVANPAITQFTSSLLANGLRGFILHPKTGKTHQLRVALKSLGCPILGDSLYAGTAADRVYLHAWKIAFQFQDIQHAYQVDPTDGLFGAWQLEQNG is encoded by the coding sequence ATGCCTGGACCTAAAGCTGACATTAATTTAGACGAGCCGGAGGTCAATCTCGACCCGGACGATACGCCTTCCAACCTCAGTGAGGCGAGCGCCGAGCCAGGTGATAAGGCCAGCGATTTGGCCTCAACCAATACCGCTGTGGCGCAAAATTCGTCCAGCCTCATCGGCTTGGCGGATCAACAGCCGTCAATTGTTGCCGATCACCCGGACTTTTGGGTCGTTAATAAACCGATAGGTTGGACAGTGCAGCGCGACGAGCAGGCGCCCAGCGTGCTGCAATGGCTGGAAGAAACCTATGGTGCCAAGGTGTATCCGGTCCATCGGCTCGACAAACCCACGTCGGGCCTGTTGCTGGTGGCCAAAACTACGGTTGGCAACCGAGCGTTGAGTCAGGCCTTTGCACAGCGCGGTATTGAAAAAACTTATTTGGCCTTGAGTGATAAGAAACCCCTGAAAAAACAGGGCTGGGTTAAGGGTGATATGGCCGTAAGTCGGCGTAGCCAGTGGAAGCTATTGCGTACCGTGGCCAATCCGGCGATCACCCAATTCACCAGTTCCCTATTAGCGAACGGTTTGCGCGGCTTTATTCTGCACCCGAAGACCGGCAAGACCCATCAACTGCGCGTGGCATTGAAGTCGCTCGGCTGCCCCATATTGGGCGACAGCCTCTATGCCGGCACCGCCGCCGATCGGGTCTATTTGCACGCCTGGAAGATTGCCTTTCAATTCCAGGACATCCAACATGCCTATCAGGTCGATCCGACCGACGGCCTGTTTGGTGCTTGGCAGCTGGAGCAAAACGGATGA
- the djlA gene encoding co-chaperone DjlA: MSWWGKLVGGTFGFFLGGPLGAMFGMALGHNIDTAARTIGGKLSPGDQERVQMAFFTATFSVMGAVAKADGKVSSDEISLAETVMDKMNLSPEMRQAAMRLFIKGKQDDFPLEEVMLQFRQECHRRANLMRMFIELQVQAAYADGDLHPAEEQLLLKLCQMLGFHESVFRQIEALVQFSMGLGDGQYDGGQQHSGNRATGSVASKAAAYAILEVTPQHSQADIKKAYRRLMSQHHPDKLVSKGLPEEMMKLATEKTQKIREAYDLLKA, encoded by the coding sequence ATGAGTTGGTGGGGCAAATTAGTCGGCGGTACCTTTGGATTCTTCCTCGGCGGTCCGCTGGGCGCCATGTTCGGTATGGCACTGGGCCATAACATCGATACCGCAGCCCGTACTATCGGCGGAAAGCTATCGCCGGGCGACCAGGAACGGGTGCAGATGGCCTTCTTTACGGCCACCTTTTCGGTCATGGGCGCCGTCGCGAAAGCCGATGGCAAGGTCTCATCCGATGAGATATCGCTGGCCGAAACCGTGATGGACAAGATGAATTTAAGCCCTGAGATGCGTCAAGCCGCTATGCGGCTGTTTATCAAGGGCAAGCAGGACGACTTTCCTCTCGAAGAGGTGATGCTGCAATTTCGTCAAGAGTGTCATCGACGTGCCAACCTGATGCGCATGTTTATCGAACTGCAGGTCCAGGCCGCCTATGCCGATGGCGATCTACACCCGGCCGAAGAACAGTTACTGTTAAAACTGTGCCAGATGTTGGGTTTTCACGAATCGGTTTTTCGCCAGATCGAAGCCCTAGTTCAATTCAGCATGGGCTTAGGCGATGGCCAATACGACGGCGGCCAGCAGCACAGCGGCAATCGCGCAACCGGCTCGGTCGCCAGCAAAGCAGCAGCCTACGCCATTCTCGAAGTCACCCCGCAGCATTCCCAAGCGGATATCAAAAAGGCCTATCGCCGACTCATGAGCCAGCATCATCCCGATAAGTTGGTGTCCAAAGGTCTGCCAGAGGAAATGATGAAATTGGCGACTGAAAAAACGCAGAAGATCCGGGAGGCATACGATCTGCTCAAGGCCTGA
- the rmuC gene encoding DNA recombination protein RmuC produces the protein MPIRSIRPTACLVLGSWSKTDDIRLAAWPNPPRNSVGFRLTAWLLDHQTALLIAAALSLSGLLAGIAWVRLVERLRLAQNQVDSLVQSLGESRVQAAGYRGQLQQVERLQEQLQERDEQLDEQRERLGHVQSQLTDIHARADSAAQHHSAQLALLNDNKNQLKQEFSVLANELFEAKNQKFNEQSQQSMSALLDPFQKQIDQFRQRVDTIHSQDIEGRSQLASQLTMLREMNNQLNQQAHDLTKALKGDKKLQGNWGELQVERILETSGLYKGREYEREASFKDADGQNKRPDFIIKLPDNKHIIIDSKVSLNAYQRAVAAEDEATREAAIRDHVAATRSHIRSLSGKNYPGLDGLNAPDFVLMFMPVESAFVAAFEADPQLFNDAFERHIVIVTPTTLLATLRTVANLWALERQNLNAKELFKLAGKIHDKLSVFGGKMDKLGSQLDTAGKTWHEAIGSIRDGRGSMVSYVRRLQELGAPTSRPLPASLADRDALDDASEDATDAPDESGERGD, from the coding sequence ATGCCTATCAGGTCGATCCGACCGACGGCCTGTTTGGTGCTTGGCAGCTGGAGCAAAACGGATGATATTCGCCTCGCAGCATGGCCCAATCCACCGCGCAACAGTGTCGGATTTCGCTTGACGGCTTGGCTACTGGACCATCAAACGGCGCTGTTGATCGCCGCCGCCTTAAGTTTGTCCGGGCTGCTGGCGGGGATAGCCTGGGTTCGGTTGGTAGAGCGCTTACGTCTGGCGCAAAACCAGGTCGACTCGCTGGTGCAGAGTTTGGGCGAAAGCCGGGTGCAGGCGGCCGGATACCGAGGTCAGCTGCAGCAGGTTGAGCGCTTACAGGAGCAGCTGCAAGAACGCGATGAACAGTTGGATGAGCAGCGCGAGCGTCTGGGTCATGTGCAGAGCCAGCTGACCGATATTCATGCCCGAGCCGACAGCGCAGCCCAGCATCATAGCGCTCAATTGGCCCTGCTGAACGATAATAAGAACCAACTCAAGCAGGAGTTTTCGGTGCTCGCCAATGAGTTGTTCGAGGCAAAAAATCAGAAGTTTAACGAACAATCGCAGCAGTCGATGTCGGCTTTGCTCGACCCGTTCCAGAAACAGATCGACCAGTTTCGCCAACGTGTCGACACGATCCACAGTCAGGACATCGAGGGCCGCAGTCAATTAGCGAGTCAGTTGACGATGTTGCGCGAGATGAATAACCAGCTCAATCAACAGGCCCATGATTTAACCAAGGCACTTAAGGGCGATAAAAAGCTTCAGGGCAACTGGGGTGAATTGCAGGTTGAGCGAATTCTGGAAACATCAGGCCTCTACAAGGGCCGGGAATACGAGCGCGAGGCCAGCTTCAAGGATGCCGACGGGCAGAATAAACGACCCGACTTTATTATTAAGCTGCCCGATAACAAACATATTATTATTGACAGCAAGGTCAGTCTTAACGCCTACCAACGAGCCGTAGCGGCTGAAGACGAGGCCACGCGCGAGGCCGCGATTCGCGATCATGTGGCCGCGACGCGGAGCCATATTCGCAGTCTGAGCGGTAAGAATTATCCGGGTCTGGATGGCCTCAATGCGCCTGATTTCGTATTGATGTTTATGCCCGTCGAGAGCGCCTTCGTGGCCGCCTTCGAAGCCGACCCTCAGCTGTTTAATGATGCCTTTGAACGTCATATAGTCATAGTCACCCCGACCACCCTATTGGCAACCTTGCGTACGGTCGCCAACCTGTGGGCATTGGAGCGTCAAAATCTCAATGCCAAGGAATTGTTTAAGTTGGCCGGTAAGATTCACGATAAGCTCAGTGTCTTTGGTGGCAAGATGGACAAGCTCGGCAGTCAACTCGATACCGCGGGTAAAACCTGGCACGAAGCCATCGGCAGCATCCGCGACGGGCGAGGTTCCATGGTCAGCTATGTGCGCCGCCTGCAAGAGTTGGGCGCACCGACCAGTCGGCCCTTGCCGGCCTCGCTCGCCGACCGCGATGCCCTCGATGACGCATCAGAGGACGCGACCGATGCGCCAGATGAGTCCGGCGAACGCGGCGACTAA
- a CDS encoding DUF4404 family protein, translating into MPKQELKSLFQRLRDHLPEGEASAQQKMLMDHIQYHIHAVDEPDPVDQSLRQSVQTLIEDLESDHPKSAAVAKNILETLAAIGI; encoded by the coding sequence ATGCCAAAACAAGAATTAAAAAGTCTGTTCCAACGCCTACGCGATCATTTACCCGAAGGTGAGGCCAGTGCACAGCAAAAAATGCTCATGGATCACATTCAGTATCATATTCATGCCGTCGATGAACCCGATCCGGTCGATCAGAGTCTGCGCCAATCGGTGCAAACACTGATTGAAGATCTGGAGTCGGATCATCCCAAGAGCGCGGCCGTGGCGAAAAACATTCTCGAGACCCTAGCCGCCATCGGCATCTAG